Part of the Halalkalibacter krulwichiae genome is shown below.
TAGTACTTGGTGTATTTTTTATTACTTATGCTTGTTTAAGAATCATCGTGAAATCTCCATTCGGTCAAGTCTTGGTTGGGATTAGAGAAAACGAAACAAGAGTGAAATCAATGGGGTATAATACAAACCTTTACAAGTATACGGCATTTGTTCTAGCTGGTGGTCTTGGAGGTTTAGCTGGTTCTTTATACACATACTTTAACGGTTTCATTGCACCGAGTGATGTTTACTGGACGATGTCTGGAGCGGTGTTAATCATGGTGTTGATCGGAGGGGCTGGTACAATGCTTGGGCCGGTTCTTGGAGCTGCTTTAATCGTCTCGCTTGAGACCATTGTGAGTTCGTATACGGATTTGTGGATGTTAATTGTCGGAGCTGTATTTATTATCTTTGTTATTTTCTTCCCGAAAGGAATTGTTGGGATTGGGCAAAGTTTGTATCAGAAATTTAAGTCTAATAAACAGCAATCCTATGAACGAAAGCAATCACGTGTTGCCTAAAGGTGAAAAGAAATGACGGAGGTGAGTAATTTGGAACAGGAAACGATTTTAACAATCAGTGGTGTAGGGAAGAGTTTTGGAGGTTTGCATATTTTAAGTGACATATCTTTAGAGATTAAGAAGGGAGAAAGAATTGGAATTATTGGGCCGAACGGGGCTGGAAAAACGACTTTCTTTAATCTCTTAACAGGAGATTTGGAGCCAACTCATGGTGAAATCTTTCACTATCAAACA
Proteins encoded:
- a CDS encoding branched-chain amino acid ABC transporter permease; protein product: MKRTLLQFLVAIVALAIAPFVLSLFHLNLLSEILILAIFALSLNVLVGFTGLVSLGHAAFFGVGAYTAGLVAQNLSSNLLVTLGLAIILSMVVAAVIGAFCMKVSGFYFLMLTLAFSQMIYSFIYQSTNLTGGSNGLSGIPRASLGAFQFSNAVYIFYLVLGVFFITYACLRIIVKSPFGQVLVGIRENETRVKSMGYNTNLYKYTAFVLAGGLGGLAGSLYTYFNGFIAPSDVYWTMSGAVLIMVLIGGAGTMLGPVLGAALIVSLETIVSSYTDLWMLIVGAVFIIFVIFFPKGIVGIGQSLYQKFKSNKQQSYERKQSRVA